One region of Populus trichocarpa isolate Nisqually-1 chromosome 4, P.trichocarpa_v4.1, whole genome shotgun sequence genomic DNA includes:
- the LOC7470404 gene encoding basic leucine zipper 19 isoform X2, whose translation MDDGELDFSNQDLLSSPNIGEIPSSCSFDFLDELLKDTHACTHTHTCNPPGPDYSHTHTCYHVHTKILPPAEDKVVSDDTAESTDKKSKKRSSGNREAVRKYRERKKAKAASLEDEVKHLRALNQQLLKRLQGQAALEAEVARLKCLLVDIRGRIEGEIGSFPYQKSANNVNLANPNIPGSLVMNPCNIQCDGQIYCQRPVLDSKGGEGAPLNGQGFSSCEIENLQCMEYQNSGMIGLSGCSLGNEATNGNSSSTNKRKGIVEQV comes from the exons ATGGACGATGGGGAGTTAGATTTCTCAAACCAAGATTTGTTATCTAGTCCAAATATCGGTGAGATTCCAAGCAgttgttcttttgatttcttggaTGAGCTACTGAAGGACACCCATGCTTGTACCCATACACACACATGCAATCCTCCTGGCCCTGACTAttctcacacacacacttgcTATCATGTGCATACAAAAATTTTGCCCCCTGCCGAGGACAAGGTTGTAAGTGATGATACTGCGGAGTCCAcggataaaaaatcaaagaaacgaTCGTCAGGCAATAGGGAGGCTGTCCGAAAGTATAGGGAGAGGAAGAAGGCAAAGGCTGCATCTTTGGAGGATGAAGTTAAGCATTTGCGAGCTTTGAACCAGCAGTTACTGAAGAGGCTGCAAGGACAGGCTGCATTGGAGGCAGAGGTTGCAAGACTCAAGTGTTTACTTGTGGACATTAGGGGGAGGATTGAAGGGGAAATTGGATCATTTCCATATCAGAAATCAGCCAATAATGTGAATTTGGCCAATCCAAATATTCCTGGTTCTCTTGTGATGAATCCATGCAACATACAGTGTGATGGCCAGATTTATTGTCAGCGTCCGGTGCTGGATAGCAAAGGTGGAGAAGGTGCACCATTGAATGGGCAAGGGTTTAGCAGTTGTGAGATTGAGAATCTTCAGTGTATGGAGTATCAGAATTCAGGAATGATAGGCTTATCTGGGTGTAGCCTTGGGAATGAAGCAACAAATGGCAATTCTTCCAGTACAAATAAGAGAAAG GGGATCGTGGAGCAAGTTTAA
- the LOC7470404 gene encoding basic leucine zipper 19 isoform X1, which translates to MDDGELDFSNQDLLSSPNIGEIPSSCSFDFLDELLKDTHACTHTHTCNPPGPDYSHTHTCYHVHTKILPPAEDKVVSDDTAESTDKKSKKRSSGNREAVRKYRERKKAKAASLEDEVKHLRALNQQLLKRLQGQAALEAEVARLKCLLVDIRGRIEGEIGSFPYQKSANNVNLANPNIPGSLVMNPCNIQCDGQIYCQRPVLDSKGGEGAPLNGQGFSSCEIENLQCMEYQNSGMIGLSGCSLGNEATNGNSSSTNKRKKGIVEQV; encoded by the exons ATGGACGATGGGGAGTTAGATTTCTCAAACCAAGATTTGTTATCTAGTCCAAATATCGGTGAGATTCCAAGCAgttgttcttttgatttcttggaTGAGCTACTGAAGGACACCCATGCTTGTACCCATACACACACATGCAATCCTCCTGGCCCTGACTAttctcacacacacacttgcTATCATGTGCATACAAAAATTTTGCCCCCTGCCGAGGACAAGGTTGTAAGTGATGATACTGCGGAGTCCAcggataaaaaatcaaagaaacgaTCGTCAGGCAATAGGGAGGCTGTCCGAAAGTATAGGGAGAGGAAGAAGGCAAAGGCTGCATCTTTGGAGGATGAAGTTAAGCATTTGCGAGCTTTGAACCAGCAGTTACTGAAGAGGCTGCAAGGACAGGCTGCATTGGAGGCAGAGGTTGCAAGACTCAAGTGTTTACTTGTGGACATTAGGGGGAGGATTGAAGGGGAAATTGGATCATTTCCATATCAGAAATCAGCCAATAATGTGAATTTGGCCAATCCAAATATTCCTGGTTCTCTTGTGATGAATCCATGCAACATACAGTGTGATGGCCAGATTTATTGTCAGCGTCCGGTGCTGGATAGCAAAGGTGGAGAAGGTGCACCATTGAATGGGCAAGGGTTTAGCAGTTGTGAGATTGAGAATCTTCAGTGTATGGAGTATCAGAATTCAGGAATGATAGGCTTATCTGGGTGTAGCCTTGGGAATGAAGCAACAAATGGCAATTCTTCCAGTACAAATAAGAGAAAG AAGGGGATCGTGGAGCAAGTTTAA
- the LOC7470405 gene encoding WD-40 repeat-containing protein MSI3, which produces MAAAEDDQEAGQDQLDEEFSVWKKNTPVLYDLVISHPLEWPSLTVQWVPLAAPLPHPTDPSSFSIHKLVLGTHTSDDFPNFLMVADAVLPTSVADAKIDTSCSSADSVIPKVEITQKIRVDGEVNRARCMPQNPAIVGAKTSGCEVYVFDSTKQAERKQRDGCDPDLRLTGHDKEGYGLSWSPFKQGYLVSGSHDNRICLWDVSGNAQDKVLGALQVYEAHESVVEDVSWHLKNENLFGSVGDDCRLVIWDMRTNQTQHSVKAHKKEINYLSFNPYNEWILATASSDATVGLFDMRKLTVPLHALSSHTEEVFQVEWDPNHETVLASSADDRRLNIWDLNRIGEEQLELDADDGPPELLFSHGGHKAKISDFSWNKDESWVISSVADDNTLQVWQMAESIYGDDDIVAADEPPLAEK; this is translated from the exons atggcAGCAGCGGAGGATGATCAAGAGGCGGGACAAGATCAACTTGACGAAGAATTCTCAGTATGGAAGAAGAACACGCCAGTTCTCTATGATCTCGTCATCTCCCATCCTCTCGAGTGGCCATCTCTCACTGTCCAGTGGGTGCCCCTCGCTGCACCACTGCCTCACCCAACTGACCCCTCGTCTTTCTCTATTCACAAGCTGGTTCTTGGCACTCACACTTCTGATGATTTCCCCAACTTTCTCATGGTTGCTGATGCTGTGCTGCCCACTTCCGTCGCTGATGCCAAGATTGACACTAGTTGCAGTTCTGCGGATTCTGTGATTCCTAAG GTGGAAATTACACAGAAGATACGTGTTGATGGAGAGGTGAACAGAGCACGATGTATGCCACAAAATCCTGCTATTGTTGGTGCAAAGACAAGTGGTTGTGAGGTTTATGTGTTTGATTCTACCAAACAAGCGGAGAGGAAACAAAGGGACGGCTGTGATCCGGATTTAAGGTTAACTGGTCATGATAAAGAAGGGTATGGATTGTCGTGGAGTCCATTTAAACAGGGTTATCTTGTGAGTGGCTCACATGATAATAGAATATGTTTGTGGGATGTGTCTGGCAATGCTCAAGATAAAGTGCTTGGTGCATTGCAAGTTTATGAG GCCCATGAAAGTGTGGTTGAAGATGTGTCATGGCACTTGAAGAATGAAAATTTGTTTGGTTCTGTGGGGGATGATTGTCGATTAGTGATCTGGGACATGCGCACAAATCAAACCCAACATTCGGTTAAAGCTCACAAGAAAGAG ATTAACTATCTATCATTCAATCCATACAATGAATGGATTCTGGCCACAGCTTCTTCAGATGCAACTGTTGGTCTGTTTGATATGCGGAAGCTGACTGTACCACTGCATGCTTTAAGTAGTCACAC AGAAGAGGTATTCCAAGTAGAATGGGATCCTAATCATGAAACAGTGTTAGCATCCTCCGCTGATGATAGAAGATTGAACATTTGGGACCTGAACAG GATCGGCGAGGAGCAGTTAGAGTTAGATGCTGATGACGGCCCACCAGAACTTCTTTTCTCTCACGGAGGTCACAAGGCAAAGATATCAGATTTTTCATGGAATAAAGATGAATCATGGGTCATCTCAAGTGTGGCTGATGACAATACCCTTCAAGTGTGGCAAATGGCTGAAAGTATTTATGGTGATGACGACATAGTGGCTGCTGATGAGCCTCCTCTAGCTGAAAAGTGA
- the LOC7453647 gene encoding heavy metal-associated isoprenylated plant protein 26: protein MGALDHLSGFFDCSSGSSKLKKRRQLQTVEVKVRIDCEGCERKVKRALEGMKGVKQVDVERKANKVTVVGYVDPSKVVARVAHRTGKKAELWPYVPYDMVAHPYAPGVYDKKAPAGYVRNAEDPQVSQLARASSTEVRYTTAFSDENPAACAIM from the exons ATGGGTGCTCTTGATCACTTGTCTGGTTTCTTCGATTGCTCCAGTGGAAGCTCCAAGCTCAAGAAACGCAGGCAATTGCAG ACGGTGGAGGTCAAGGTGCGCATAGACTGTGAAGGATGCGAGCGCAAAGTGAAGAGAGCATTAGAGGGAATGAAAGGTGTAAAGCAAGTGGATGTGGAAAGAAAGGCAAACAAGGTGACGGTGGTTGGGTATGTGGACCCATCAAAGGTGGTTGCTCGGGTGGCACATCGGACGGGTAAGAAGGCAGAGTTATGGCCATATGTGCCATATGATATGGTGGCCCACCCTTATGCACCTGGAGTTTATGACAAGAAAGCCCCTGCTGGGTACGTGAGAAATGCAGAGGACCCACAGGTGTCCCAGCTCGCACGTGCTAGCTCTACCGAGGTTCGATACACCACTGCTTTCAGTGATGAGAACCCGGCAGCTTGTGCTATCATGTGA
- the LOC7453648 gene encoding probable BOI-related E3 ubiquitin-protein ligase 2 isoform X1 — MAIQAQFPYCGGSQDLMDYGCGGLNQYFNVQQQKQQLQQQCNTHQLLNYQLQRNQNLFFDSTLASASKNNNSDHLSMGTMASYDEKQRQEIDHYIRLQFFCLSKQNERLRLVLQEQKRQQLSLLLKKVESKALPILKQKDEEIAQAVKRTVELEDFLKKLEFENQTWQRMALENEAKVISLNNTIEQLRENASSCFNNGAEDAESCCDVSREEEWFLDDADDTARKMVMVCKRCNSRNSCILFLPCRHLCSCKACDACLDACPVCQTPKKASIEALMV, encoded by the exons ATGGCAATACAAGCACAGTTTCCATATTGTGGAGGGTCACAGGATTTGATGGATTATGGGTGTGGAGGTTTGAATCAGTACTTCAATGTTCAGCAACAAAAACAGCAGCTGCAGCAGCAATGCAACACGCATCAGTTACTAAATTATCAGCTTCAGAGGAATCAAAATCTTTTCTTTGACAGTACTCTTGCTTCTGCTTCGAAAAACAACAACAGTGATCATCTTTCAATGGGTACCATGGCCTCCTATGATGAGAAGCAAAGACAAGAGATTGATCACTATATCAGACTCCAG tttttttgtttgtcaaaaCAGAACGAGAGACTGAGATTGGTGTTACAAGAGCAAAAAAGGCAGCAGCTTTCGTTATTGTTAAAGAAAGTAGAATCAAAGGCCCTGCCGATATTGAAACAAAAGGATGAAGAAATAGCACAGGCAGTTAAAAGAACGGTGGAGCTTGAAGATTTCTTGAAGAAATTAGAGTTCGAGAATCAAACATGGCAAAGAATGGCTCTAGAAAATGAAGCCAAAGTTATTTCTCTCAACAACACAATTGAACAACTGAGAGAAAATGCATCTAGTTGTTTTAACAATGGGGCAGAGGATGCAGAGTCTTGCTGCGATGTTAGCAGAGAAGAGGAATGGTTTCTTGATGACGCTGATGATACGGCAAGAAAGATGGTGATGGTATGCAAGAGATGTAATTCTAGGAATTCGTGTATTTTGTTCCTTCCTTGTAGGCACCTTTGCTCATGTAAAGCTTGTGATGCCTGTCTTGATGCTTGTCCAGTGTGTCAAACACCAAAGAAGGCTAGTATTGAGGCTTTAATGGTTtag
- the LOC7453648 gene encoding probable BOI-related E3 ubiquitin-protein ligase 3 isoform X2 gives MAIQAQFPYCGGSQDLMDYGCGGLNQYFNVQQQKQQLQQQCNTHQLLNYQLQRNQNLFFDSTLASASKNNNSDHLSMGTMASYDEKQRQEIDHYIRLQNERLRLVLQEQKRQQLSLLLKKVESKALPILKQKDEEIAQAVKRTVELEDFLKKLEFENQTWQRMALENEAKVISLNNTIEQLRENASSCFNNGAEDAESCCDVSREEEWFLDDADDTARKMVMVCKRCNSRNSCILFLPCRHLCSCKACDACLDACPVCQTPKKASIEALMV, from the exons ATGGCAATACAAGCACAGTTTCCATATTGTGGAGGGTCACAGGATTTGATGGATTATGGGTGTGGAGGTTTGAATCAGTACTTCAATGTTCAGCAACAAAAACAGCAGCTGCAGCAGCAATGCAACACGCATCAGTTACTAAATTATCAGCTTCAGAGGAATCAAAATCTTTTCTTTGACAGTACTCTTGCTTCTGCTTCGAAAAACAACAACAGTGATCATCTTTCAATGGGTACCATGGCCTCCTATGATGAGAAGCAAAGACAAGAGATTGATCACTATATCAGACTCCAG AACGAGAGACTGAGATTGGTGTTACAAGAGCAAAAAAGGCAGCAGCTTTCGTTATTGTTAAAGAAAGTAGAATCAAAGGCCCTGCCGATATTGAAACAAAAGGATGAAGAAATAGCACAGGCAGTTAAAAGAACGGTGGAGCTTGAAGATTTCTTGAAGAAATTAGAGTTCGAGAATCAAACATGGCAAAGAATGGCTCTAGAAAATGAAGCCAAAGTTATTTCTCTCAACAACACAATTGAACAACTGAGAGAAAATGCATCTAGTTGTTTTAACAATGGGGCAGAGGATGCAGAGTCTTGCTGCGATGTTAGCAGAGAAGAGGAATGGTTTCTTGATGACGCTGATGATACGGCAAGAAAGATGGTGATGGTATGCAAGAGATGTAATTCTAGGAATTCGTGTATTTTGTTCCTTCCTTGTAGGCACCTTTGCTCATGTAAAGCTTGTGATGCCTGTCTTGATGCTTGTCCAGTGTGTCAAACACCAAAGAAGGCTAGTATTGAGGCTTTAATGGTTtag
- the LOC7470406 gene encoding probable CDP-diacylglycerol--inositol 3-phosphatidyltransferase 2 — protein sequence MAKNNKSGPRKPGKLSVYLYIPNIIGYTRVFMNCYAFAICFSNKWLFCALYFISFVCDGVDGWCARKFNQVSTFGAVLDMVTDRISTACLLVILSQVYRPGMVFLSLLALDIASHWLQMYSTFLLGKVSHKDVKDSTNWLFKAYYGNRMFMAYCCVACEVLYITLFLLAKNDSEKLMDVLKASITEGSPISVLVGLSLFGWAIKQLVNVIQMKTAADICVLHDINKKVRP from the exons ATGGCCAAGAACAATAAGTCAGGACCAAGAAAACCAGGAAAATTAAGTGTTTATCTTTATATTCCCAATATTATTG GGTATACAAGAGTGTTCATGAATTGCTATGCATTTGCTATATGTTTTTCTAACAAATGGCTATTTTGCGCTCTTTATTTTATCAG CTTTGTTTGTGATGGTGTTGATGGTTGGTGTGCTCGCAAATTCAATCAAG TTTCAACTTTTGGAGCTGTTTTGGACATGGTAACAGACag GATTAGCACAGCTTGCCTACTAGTAATTCTTTCCCAAGTATACAG GCCTGGCATGGTTTTTCTGTCATTGCTTGCCCTTGACATTGCTAGCCACTGGCTGCAGATGTACAg CACTTTCTTGCTAGGCAAAGTTAGCCATAAAGATGTGAAAGACAGCACTAATTGGCTCTTCAAGGCTTACTATGGAAATCGTATGTTTATGGCTTATTGTTGCGTAGCATGTGAG GTTCTTTATATTACTCTGTTTCTTCTTGCTAAGAATGACTCTGAAAAGTTGATGGAT GTTTTAAAGGCTTCTATAACAGAGGGTTCACCCATCTCTGTCCTAGTTGGTTTAAGTTTGTTCGGATGGGCAATCAAACAACTTGTGAATGTGATTCAG ATGAAAACTGCTGCTGATATTTGCGTGCTTCATGATATCAACAAAAAGGTGAGGCCGTGA